The nucleotide sequence GAAGAAGTGGGTTATATGGTCATACAAGGCATTTATTAAATCAATTTTATGATGCAAAATATAATTCAAATTATTTGAAAGGGGTAGCTCATACATCTGAAGGCATTGGATTTAATAATTTTATTGATGAACTTGTAACTGAAATAATATTTTCAGATAAACTTGATATTGATGAATTTGTAAGTAGATATTTGAGAAATAGATATGGAAAGAGTGATAATGATTTATTGAAAGCATTTAATATTTTATTAGATACGGTATATAATCCTGTAATAAATATTTATCATGAAGGAGCATCAGAATCAGTTATAAATGCTAGACCTTCGTTAGATGTTAAGAGTGCGTCTAAGTGGGGATCTATTCATAAAAATTATAACTCAGAGAAATTAGAGGAGGCACTTAGAATTTATTTTTCAAAATATAATGAGTTTAAAGATAGTAAAGGATATATGACTGATTTAATTGATATAGCGAGTGAAGTTATAATTAATTTATCAAATGAGTATTATAAAAATTTGCAAGATTATTACAACAATGGGGAAATTGAATTTTTTAAATTAAACTCTCAAAGATTTTTAAATATGATCTTATTACAAGCAAATATATTGTATTATAATGAACGAAAAAGTCTTCAAAAATTAATTGATAAATTAGATGATTTAAACTATGATGACTATTTTGAGGATACATTAATAATTAATAAGAAAACAATATTAACTACGTGGTACGATAAACAGGTATCTGAAGATGACGGTCTTAGAGATTATGCAAATACTGATTTTTATGATATTGTAGGAACTTTATATTATAATAGATGGAAAAGATTTTTTGATAACATACAAGAAAATGCAGTAAATGGATTTTATGATGATTATAGATTTGATATTAAATGGATAAATGATGATGATTCTCTTAGATTTAGTAAGCCTGATAAATCCCTAAATAATCTGATAGAATTATTACTAGTTGAGATAAATATGCATAGAAATGATTTTTCATTTTTAGGAGATTTGATATATTCTATTAAAGATTTGGTGATAAATTGATTTTTAATATGTAAAAGGTAGATGGGAAGCTAATATAAGGTTTTATATTATTGGCTTCCCTTTTATTATTTTTGATTAAATATATTAATTTGAATGTGAAAATTTGAAATCTATTAGTATACAAATAAGGAAATGTAGTGTTAAAATTTATGTTATAATGTAACTTATAACACAAACATAGGAGAATTTGTTATGATTGATTTTATAAAAGTATCAAAAACATATGAAAAAAATGTAAAAGCTTTGATAGATGTTAGTGTATCTATAGAACAAGGTGAATTTGTTTTTTTAGTTGGATCAAGTGGAGCTGGTAAATCTACTTTTATAAAAATGATTTTAAGGGAGATAAAACCTACGAGTGGTAAGGTCATTATAAATAATAAGGATGTTGGTTTAATTAAAAGGAGGGATATACCTTATCATAGGAGAAGTATAGGTATGGTTTTTCAAGATTTTAAGTTAATATCTAATTTGAGTGTTTACGAGAATGTTGCTTTTGCTATGAGGGTTGTTGAATCTGATGAAAAAGAGATTAGAAAAAGGGTTCCTGTTGTTTTAAGTTTGGTTGGTCTTTCAGATAAATATAAAGTCTTTCCGCATGAATTATCTGGGGGGGAACAGCAGAGGGTATCTCTTGCAAGAGCAATGGTTAACAATCCGTCTATATTAATAGCAGATGAGCCTACAGGTAATTTAGATCCAGATACTTCTCTTGAAATAATGGCACTTCTTCAAGATATAAATAGAGGTGGCACTACAGTTCTTATGGCAACTCATGCTAAGGATATTGTAGATAGAATGAAAAGAAGGGTTGTTGCGATCGAAAGAGGAGTAGTTTTAAGAGATGAAAAGAGAGGGAAATACGAATAATGAAAGTTTCGAGTTTTAAAGGATTTACTATCGATGCTATTAAGAGTTTATTTAGAAATAAGACTATAAGTATAGCAACTATAGTTAATATAGTTGTTACGTTAACTATTTATGGTGTATTTTTGATACTTATGAATGTTATTGTTGCAAATGTAAATGATGTTGAATCTCGTCTTCAGCTCAAAGTTTATCTAAAGGATAATATAACCGTAGAACAACAACAACAAGTAAAGGATGCTATAAGTGGTATTGAGGGGATAGAAAGTGTTTATTACGAAAGTAAAGCGGAGGCACTTGTTAATTTTAAGAATCAACTTAGAGATTATGCGTGGATGATTGAGGGTTATGATGAAAATAATAACCCACTTCCAAGTTCTTATGTTGTTAAGATAAAATCGTCGAGTGTATCGGACCGTATAGAGAAAGCACTTCAAGGATTTGAAGGTATTGATGATATTGGAAGTGACAAGGTGCTTGTTAAAGAAGTTTCTAAAATATCTACATTTATTAGGATTGCGTGGATCGTTTTATCATTCATTTTAATATTAGTTTCACTGTTTTTGATAATGAATACAATTAAACTTACAATATATTCACGCAGGAAAGAAATATATATAATGAAATTTGTTGGAGCGACAGATTGGTTTATAAGATGGCCATTTGTAATAGAGGGTATTATCTTAGGAGTTATAGGATCTTTTATTTCTATTGGAATAATATATTATAGTTATTTTTATGTTTATAGTTTTTTGAATGGTAGAAATTTATTTTCCTATTTAATTTCTCCCAATGTGATTTTGATACAGTTAACTATTCATTTTTTCCTAATAGGTATATTAGTTGGTATTGTCGGAAGTATATTTTCGTTAAGAAAGTTTTTGAAGGTTTAGTTTAATGTTATAATTTGAATATTTAGGAATAAATAAGGGAATAAATAAAACTAGTTGTTAGTTGGTTTGGAGGAATTTATGAATATTAACAGTAATGACAAAGATATGTCGAATAATAAAGAAGATAAATTATTGAATTTTAAAAAGATATCAAAAGTATCTAATAATAGGTTTCTTATTATAATTTTTGTTGTGATAGTATTTTTGATTACTAATATTTTAAGTTATATAGTTGGTATAAATTTTTCCTCTGGACTTTATATAAACCAGGGAGGATTAAAATCATTCTCAGGGGATATAGCTGATTATAAAAAAATTATGTTTGTTAGAAATATTATAAATAAGACTTATAATCCTTATGATGGCGCTAATGCTTCGGATTTAGTAGATGGTGCCATAAAAGGTATGGTTGATTCACTTGGTGATCCATATACTGTTTATATGAATAAAGATGAATTTTCTGATTTTAATCTTAGAAGTAAGGGGAATTATGTTGGAATAGGCATACAGGTTGCTCCTAAAGAGGGTAAAATATCTGTAATATCAGTGTTTAAAAATTCTCCTGCAGAGAAGTCTGATATTAGGGATGGAGATTATATTATAAATGTTTCAAATGAAAATGTTGATGAGGATTGTATTGATAGAGCGATATCTCTTATAAAGGGTGAAGAAGGTACGAGTGTAAATTTGGTTATAGAGAGAGATGGAAAAGAACTAAATCTTAATGTATTAAGAGAAAAAATAGAGGTTATGCCAGTAGAATATGAGAAAGTTACAGAAGATATTTTATATATAAAAATAAATTCTTTTGATGAAAATTCTTCAAAAGGCG is from Candidatus Arthromitus sp. SFB-rat-Yit and encodes:
- the ftsE gene encoding cell division ATP-binding protein FtsE; this translates as MIDFIKVSKTYEKNVKALIDVSVSIEQGEFVFLVGSSGAGKSTFIKMILREIKPTSGKVIINNKDVGLIKRRDIPYHRRSIGMVFQDFKLISNLSVYENVAFAMRVVESDEKEIRKRVPVVLSLVGLSDKYKVFPHELSGGEQQRVSLARAMVNNPSILIADEPTGNLDPDTSLEIMALLQDINRGGTTVLMATHAKDIVDRMKRRVVAIERGVVLRDEKRGKYE
- the ftsX gene encoding permease-like cell division protein FtsX, with the protein product MKVSSFKGFTIDAIKSLFRNKTISIATIVNIVVTLTIYGVFLILMNVIVANVNDVESRLQLKVYLKDNITVEQQQQVKDAISGIEGIESVYYESKAEALVNFKNQLRDYAWMIEGYDENNNPLPSSYVVKIKSSSVSDRIEKALQGFEGIDDIGSDKVLVKEVSKISTFIRIAWIVLSFILILVSLFLIMNTIKLTIYSRRKEIYIMKFVGATDWFIRWPFVIEGIILGVIGSFISIGIIYYSYFYVYSFLNGRNLFSYLISPNVILIQLTIHFFLIGILVGIVGSIFSLRKFLKV
- a CDS encoding S41 family peptidase; this translates as MNINSNDKDMSNNKEDKLLNFKKISKVSNNRFLIIIFVVIVFLITNILSYIVGINFSSGLYINQGGLKSFSGDIADYKKIMFVRNIINKTYNPYDGANASDLVDGAIKGMVDSLGDPYTVYMNKDEFSDFNLRSKGNYVGIGIQVAPKEGKISVISVFKNSPAEKSDIRDGDYIINVSNENVDEDCIDRAISLIKGEEGTSVNLVIERDGKELNLNVLREKIEVMPVEYEKVTEDILYIKINSFDENSSKGVNEALYSSDYRGIILDLRGNPGGLLNECVDIASQFIPEGEVIVSMDDKYGNKEVIKAKKGVSEDKKIVVLGDSGSASASEVLIGALKDHNRAVFVGETTFGKGLVQRVFELGDGSGVKVTVSKYYTPSDEYINKVGINPDVEVLYPQDEIIKHKQIANGDSKKMRELDYQYLRALEILKENIKSQ